The sequence below is a genomic window from Patescibacteria group bacterium.
CCATACGTATAAATGTAAAATGAAAAATTAATAATGAATAATTTTAGTTCCTCCATTATTCATTTTCCATTATTAATTATTAATTATCGCGATTATATCGTTTTCACTAATAACCAAATACTCTTCTCCGTCCACCTTTATTTCATCCGGAGAATATTTTTTAAATACAATTTTGTCTCCGACTTTTACGGACATCGGCGCCCGCTGGCCGTTATCCAATAGCTTTCCCTCGCCCACAGCCAAAACTTCTCCTTTCTCCGGCTTTTCCTTGTCCACCGTATCGGGCAGAACTATGCCGGATTTAGTTGTCTCATTTTCCGCAATCGGCTTAATAATAACATTGTCATGGATTGGTTTTAATTTCATACTTTACTCTTGTAACGCATAACTCATAACGCATAACTCAAAAAGTTATGGATATGATTATGGTATATAAATTATAAAGGTTATTAACTTACTAACTGATTAGCACTTTAGACCCGAGAGTGCTAAATCTCATAAGTATCTTATCACTTTTTTTTAGTTTGTCAAGAGGCGAAGAAAACATACAAAAAACGATCCCGAAACCTCGGGACCGTTTTTTATCCCAAAAATCTTAAAAATCTTAAGAATCTCAAAAATCCCGCCAAAAATTATCTTTTTAAATTTTTCCATCTTCTAACCGCTTTGGTTCTGGCCAATTCTTTCTCCAATTGGGCGGTAATGGCGGCAAAATTTTCCGCGTCTTCCTGCCTGGTTTCATCTTTTATTTTTTCCGCCCTGGCCCGGGCTTCTTCGGCTCTTATTAAGTCAAGCTCCTGCGCCCTTTCCGCCGTATCGGCCAAAATTACGACTTTATTCTTCAAAACTTCAATAAAACCGCCGGAAACGGACATAACTTCTGTCTCCCCGTTTTCTTTTTCCAATTCAATCACGCCCGGCTTTAAAACCGAAACTAAGGGCATATGATTGGGCAGAACCGTAATTTCCCCGGACCGGGTCGGAACCGTTACCTGGCGAATATTTTCTTTCAAAACCACTCTCTCCGGAGTTACCACTTCAAATTTAATTGTTTTATCGCTCTCGTACATAAATATAATCCTAATTAATCCGAATGACATCCGAATGCTCCGAATTAACTGTTATTTTTTAAACATTGAGGCATTTAATACTCTTTTTGGTTTTATCGAAACTTGCCTAAAATTTACTATTATTCCCAATTCTTTATTGGCCGACACTAAATAACGCTGAATCTGAAAATAATCGTCTTTCGTTATTATAGTTTCGGTTTTAAACTCAATTATAATTTTATTATCAATTATAAAATCAATAACATTTCTTCTTTTTCTTTCCCCGTCAAATAACGATGGCAAAACGTATTCCCTTAAATATCCAATACCCTCTTCCTTTAACAACTTTTCAAAATAATCTGCGTATTGTTTCTTATTTCTATATCTTCCTAAATTATTATGGGTTTCAAAAAATAACTTGTTCAACTTATATGATAATTCCGGATATAGTATATTTTTATTTTTTAACATATTCCCTCCAAAAAATACATTAATAAAATATTCGGGGCATTCGCCTGCCTGCCGGCAAGGCAGGGATAAATTCGTCCCGCCACTTTATTAAATTATTTGCCCACGGCCCCGCTCTAGCGGAGCCTCGCCTTTGGCCACCGCATTTTGCGGGGTCACGCCAAAGGCGACGACGGGGCGTGGCAAGGCGGTGATAGATTCGGATTATTTACTCACTTCTTCAATCCCGCCACACATATAGAAATCGCCTTCGTTTTTGTCATCATGCTTGCCGGAAAGTATTTCCTCAAAGCCGCGGATAGTATCCTCCAATTTCACGTATTTGCCCGGCCGACCGGTAAAAGTCTCGGCCACATGAAAAGGCTGGGACAGGAATCTCTGAATTTTTCTAGCCCTAACCACGGATAATTTGTCTTCATCGGACAATTCTTCCATGCCGAGAATGGCGATAATATCCTGCAGGTCTTTATATCTTTGCAAAACTTTCTGCA
It includes:
- the atpC gene encoding ATP synthase F1 subunit epsilon, translated to MYESDKTIKFEVVTPERVVLKENIRQVTVPTRSGEITVLPNHMPLVSVLKPGVIELEKENGETEVMSVSGGFIEVLKNKVVILADTAERAQELDLIRAEEARARAEKIKDETRQEDAENFAAITAQLEKELARTKAVRRWKNLKR
- a CDS encoding GxxExxY protein encodes the protein MLKNKNILYPELSYKLNKLFFETHNNLGRYRNKKQYADYFEKLLKEEGIGYLREYVLPSLFDGERKRRNVIDFIIDNKIIIEFKTETIITKDDYFQIQRYLVSANKELGIIVNFRQVSIKPKRVLNASMFKK
- the groES gene encoding co-chaperone GroES; its protein translation is MKLKPIHDNVIIKPIAENETTKSGIVLPDTVDKEKPEKGEVLAVGEGKLLDNGQRAPMSVKVGDKIVFKKYSPDEIKVDGEEYLVISENDIIAIINN